The region TAAAGCTATACAATTTTGTATAGCTTTATTTATTTCTAATAAAAGTGAGATAATAATTTGCAGGAAGATAAATCTAGATTTATCTTCATAGGATAATTTAAAAAATCATATATGACCAAAAAAAATACTGTTGTGCGTTGGCAAATATTAATTTTTCTTGCAGTTTTATTAATTAATTTTTCTTGTAATAGGTCTGATAATGAGTCTACAGATAATGAGCTTATTCCAAAAATATTTACTTTTTACTCTCAAGATATTAATGGAAAAAACATAACATTAGGAGGAGAAATAAAAGAAAAAGGGAAAATTAAAATTATAAGAAGAGGTGTTTGCTGGTCAATAAAAGAAAACCCTACGATTGAAAGCAATAATTTCAAAGAAGATAAACTAGATATTGAAGGAAAATTTTACTTTGCTCTGGCAAATGAGCTAAAGCCTGCAACAAAATATTTTGTTAGAGCATTTTATGAGACAACAAAAGGGATTAAATATGGAGATATAGTTAGCTTTAATACAGAAGCAGTTAATACAATCAAATCACCTATGCATATTCTAAAAAAATCTGTTACTTTAAGAGGAGAGATTGTGCAGGAGGAAAGTGAAATTAGAACCGTTGGTTTCGCTTATAGTACAACTCCAAATCCCATAGCAAATAGAGATAAAATGGTTACAAAGAAGATTCAAGGATCTGCGAGTTATGAAATAGTTTTAGAATCTGAATTGAATCCAAATAGAATTTACTATGTTCGAGGATTTATTATGGATAGAAGTGGAGAATATAGCTATACAGAAGAAAAACAATTTCATACAACAGGTTATTTGGGACCCGCACGTGGAGATGTGATATATGATAAAGGAGAAATTTCTGATGGATGGAGGTACCTAGAGATATCTTATTATCAATATATGGAAAGATGGGGATCTACAGATTTATTTATTCCGGATATACCTGGTGATTTTGGAAAAGGATTTGATAATTCTAAAAAGATAATTCAATATAGTGGAGAGAGTTATAGCGCTGCTAAACTTTGTTCAATTCTTACAATGAATGGATTTTCTGACTGGTTTTTACCTACAACTGAAGAACTATTGGTTATTTTAAAAAGTTATAAAAGTCAGGGGATTACTATACATGGTAGATTTTGGACATCTACTCAGAAAGATAAATCAAATGCCTATAGTATTATGTTCAATGAAGTATCTAATGAATTTGAACTTTTGGTAGACCCTAAAGATCAACAGAATAGAATACTTCCTATCAGGAGATACTAATCAAACAATAAAAAGCATTTTTTATATATTATGAAACAAATAACCATCAGCGGAAAAACGTATAATAATCCTGTTTTTGTCTTTGCAATGGAGAAAGAGGCAGGAAATGAATTTAAGGATTTACAATTGGTATTTACCGGAATAGGTAAAGTAAATGCAGGTTATTATTTAATGAAATATCTGTCAGTAAATAATCCAGATATTATTATCAACTTAGGAACAGCAGGAAGTACAGCTTTCAGAAGAGGAGATGTGGTTTGTTGTACGCAATTTGTTCAAAGAGATATGGATGTATCTCCTTTAGGGATAGAGAGGTTTAAAACCCCTTTTTCGGATGATGATGTAGTTCTGGATTACGGAATAGA is a window of Elizabethkingia anophelis R26 DNA encoding:
- a CDS encoding DUF1566 domain-containing protein yields the protein MTKKNTVVRWQILIFLAVLLINFSCNRSDNESTDNELIPKIFTFYSQDINGKNITLGGEIKEKGKIKIIRRGVCWSIKENPTIESNNFKEDKLDIEGKFYFALANELKPATKYFVRAFYETTKGIKYGDIVSFNTEAVNTIKSPMHILKKSVTLRGEIVQEESEIRTVGFAYSTTPNPIANRDKMVTKKIQGSASYEIVLESELNPNRIYYVRGFIMDRSGEYSYTEEKQFHTTGYLGPARGDVIYDKGEISDGWRYLEISYYQYMERWGSTDLFIPDIPGDFGKGFDNSKKIIQYSGESYSAAKLCSILTMNGFSDWFLPTTEELLVILKSYKSQGITIHGRFWTSTQKDKSNAYSIMFNEVSNEFELLVDPKDQQNRILPIRRY
- a CDS encoding 5'-methylthioadenosine/S-adenosylhomocysteine nucleosidase family protein encodes the protein MKQITISGKTYNNPVFVFAMEKEAGNEFKDLQLVFTGIGKVNAGYYLMKYLSVNNPDIIINLGTAGSTAFRRGDVVCCTQFVQRDMDVSPLGIERFKTPFSDDDVVLDYGIDIDNLPKGICGTGDSFETEHNTDLYNVLDMEAYALALIAKREQIPFLCLKYISDGANDDAVEDWTQEVDKASKILREVIATRF